The Ziziphus jujuba cultivar Dongzao chromosome 7, ASM3175591v1 genome includes a region encoding these proteins:
- the LOC107425116 gene encoding protein CYSTEINE-RICH TRANSMEMBRANE MODULE 11-like, which translates to MSDPKYGYPYSAQGSAYPYPAQGYYQGPPVVAPPQYAAPPPRREPGFLEGCLAALCCCCLIDECCCDPSILFII; encoded by the exons ATGAGCGACCCGAAGTATGGCTATCCTTATTCTGCTCAAGGTTCTGCCTATCCTTACCCTGCTCAAG GTTATTATCAAGGTCCTCCAGTAGTGGCTCCTCCACAGTATGCTGCTCCACCGCCGAGAAGAGAACCGGGATTTCTTGAGGGATG CCTAGCGGCCTTGTGTTGCTGTTGCCTTATTGACGAGTGTTGCTGTGACCCCTCCATCCTATTCATCATCTAA
- the LOC107425115 gene encoding glycine-rich domain-containing protein 1: MEIEQEMEWIEAQKIGISVELVGVAKRQLQFLTAVDRNRYLYDGPVLLRAIYRYNACWLPLLAKHSEKLIFEGPLVAPLDCEWIWHCHRLNPVRYKSDCEQFYGRVLDNSNVISSVQGGCGRKTEEIWNSLYPEEPYTLNLKRALSEDISERISELENCTKYDLVSAVKRQNPFFYQVSRPHMNNDLFLEGAVARYRGFLHLIRRNREKSLNRFCVPTYDIDLIWHSHQLNPVSYGKDLNKLIGKILEHDDTDSDRSKGMKLDVGFSGTTKQWEDTFGTRYWRAGSMYKGSAPSPVTDIPLSPNMISKEAVTSNEYLEKMQLPEVKFVEVLLEFVGVRNLPDGHKGSLFVSFTKSQPDIFFDSKRKLTILSESKEKQVAMFQCEPTGELLFELISHSPSNLPLTRTSKTLGTSSLSLKDLLAPVSKLSMERWLDLVPCSGNVNSKPIGLRVAVSLTVPAPAQRTLDMVHSRPVSKSSCFFPLPGKIKDPNSRMHVIDESGTKLISLQIRTAERAKVNENGSPRKEVIGIMESGEICTLAEFTGTGWSLMNSHWSLQSSKNSSKDNHIFELVSNKMVKFFPGRKLDYEPKYCEKHSSEQDFLTAVEFSAEDPYGKAVALLNLKSGFVKVKEGWMLVPSLILAFISSDMLKKERCDGFVVNPKNLEMNRVAKNINGIHKEGNINNLAPSAAIEAELNTDIAKEDAMMPGFAKSSSGGCGGGCGSGCGGGCGNIVRSGGCGGGCGGGCGGGCGNIVKSGGCGGCGGGCGNNMKSSGCGGCGGGCGSKFTQSDDKSCADAQPKETPAIPMNEAVAA; the protein is encoded by the exons ATGGAGATAGAGCAGGAGATGGAATGGATCGAAGCGCAGAAGATTGGAATAAGCGTGGAGCTTGTTGGTGTAGCCAAACGCCAGCTTCAGTTTCTCACTGCTGTTGATAGAAATCGCTACCTCTATGATGGCCCTGTCCTACTCCGAGCTATCTATAG GTATAATGCTTGTTGGCTTCCTTTGCTTGCCAAACACTCtgagaaattgatttttgaaggACCTCTTGTTGCTCCTCTTGATTGTGAATGGATTTGGCATTGTCACAGGCTCAATCCA GTTCGTTATAAGTCTGATTGTGAGCAATTTTATGGGAGGGTCCTTGATAATAGTAACGTGATTTCCTCTGTTCAAGGGGGTTGTGGAAGGAAAACTGAAGAAATTTGGAATAGTTTGTATCCTGAGGAGCCATACACCTTAAACTTAAAGAGGGCATTATCAGAGGATATCTCTGAAAGAATATCTGAACTTGAGAATTGCACCAAATATGATCTGGTTTCAGCTGTTAAAAGACAGAATCCTTTCTTCTACCAG GTGTCTAGACCCCATATGAACAATGATCTCTTTCTTGAAGGAGCTGTGGCTAGGTATAGAGGGTTTCTTCATCTGATAAGGAGAAACAGGGAGAAGTCTCTAAATCGCTTTTGTGTTCCGACTTATGACATTGACCTCATTTGGCATTCTCATCAATTGAATCCTGTATCTTATGGTAAAGACCTGAACAAACTAATAGGTAAAATCTTGGAACATGATGACACGGACTCAGACAGAAGTAAAGGAATGAAGCTCGATGTTGGGTTTTCTGGTACTACCAAGCAGTGGGAAGACACATTTGGTACAAGATATTGGAGGGCAGGGTCAATGTACAAAGGCAGTGCTCCATCTCCTGTTACAGACATTCCTTTGTCACCAAACATGATCAGCAAGGAGGCAGTTACATCGAatgaatatttagaaaaaatgcaGCTTCCAGAGGTGAAATTTGtggag GTCCTTTTGGAGTTTGTGGGTGTTCGGAACCTACCAGATGGGCACAAAGGAAGTCTTTTTGTCTCATTTACTAAAAGTCAGCCTGATATATTTTTTGACTCTAAACGGAAACTCACAATTTTATCAGAGTCCAAAGAGAAACAGGTTGCTATGTTCCAGTGTGAACCAACTGGAGAGCTTCTTTTTGAGCTCATATCTCATTCACCTTCTAACCTACCATTAACTAGGACATCCAAAACATTGGGCACTAGTTCACTTTCACTCAAGGATCTGTTGGCCCCAGTATCGAAACTATCTATGGAGAGATGGTTAGACTTGGTGCCATGTTCTGGAAATGTGAACTCAAAACCCATTGGCCTACGTGTTGCTGTCTCATTGACAGTTCCAGCCCCAGCACAACGCACGCTTGACATGGTTCATTCTCGACCAGTGTCAAAAAGTTCTTGTTTCTTTCCTCTTCCTGGAAAGATTAAAGATCCCAATAGCAGGATGCATGTAATTGATGAAAGTGGCACCAAGCTCATCAGTCTCCAAATTAG GACTGCTGAAAGGGCAAAGGTGAATGAAAATGGCAGTCCCAGGAAGGAGGTGATTGGAATCATGGAATCTGGTGAGATATGTACTCTTGCAGAGTTTACCGGGACTGGCTGGTCTTTGATGAATTCTCATTGGTCCCTTCAATCTTCTAAGAATTCCAGTAAAGACAACCATATCTTTGAGCTCGTCAGTAATAAAATG GTGAAATTTTTTCCTGGAAGAAAGTTGGACTATGAACCTAAATATTGCGAGAAACATTCAAGTGAACAAGACTTTTTGACTGCAGTTGAATTCTCTGCTGAGGATCCTTATGGAAAAGCAGTGGCATTGCTGAACTTAAAATCTGGTTTTGTCAAG GTTAAGGAAGGATGGATGCTAGTCCCCAGTCTTATATTGGCTTTTATATCTTCTGATATGTTGAAAAAGGAAAGATGTGATGGTTTTGTCGTTAATCCCAAAAATTTGGAAATGAATAGAGTAGCCAAAAATATCAATGGGATCCACAAGGAGGGCAATATAAACAACCTGGCCCCCTCTGCAGCAATTGAAGCTGAGTTAAATACAGATATTGCTAAAGAAGATGCAATGATGCCAGGATTTGCCAAGTCGTCCAGTGGAGGCTGTGGAGGAGGATGTGGCAGTGGTTGCGGTGGAGGATGTGGAAACATAGTGAGGAGTGGTGGCTGTGGTGGGGGATGTGGCGGTGGCTGCGGTGGTGGATGTGGAAACATAGTCAAAAGTGGTGGGTGTGGAGGATGCGGTGGTGGCTGTGGAAACAATATGAAAAGCAGTGGCTGTGGAGGATGTGGTGGTGGCTGTGGCTCTAAATTTACTCAATCTGATGATAAGTCATGCGCTGATGCACAACCGAAGGAAACACCAGCCATCCCTATGAATGAGGCAGTTGCTGCTTGA
- the LOC107425107 gene encoding uncharacterized protein At4g37920 isoform X1: MNNFLGLKLSSSITKPSLFNTITFFPFVDNLFLRIPPISSTSLLPPSKQSLNSKRKGRRISPFFKVCNAHSSTLTSLLSNRTRILGRFLLSFKGPEASNLATAQVEEEQVEVEVAEGYTITQFCDKMIDVFLNEKPKSREWRKFLVFREEWQKYRESFYNRCRRRADSETEATMKQKLISLGRKVKKIDDEMERHSELLKEIQDSPTDINAVVARRREDFTGEFFRHLTLLAETFDSLEDRDAIARLGARCLSAVSAYDNTLETVETFNAAQAKFDDILNSPSMDVACEKIKSLAKAKELDSSLVLLINSAWASAKQSTTMKNEVKDIMYRLYTTTKSSLRSISPKEVKLLKHLLNITDPEERFSALATAFSPGNEHEAKDPNGLYTTPKELHKWIKIMLDAYHLNKEDTDIREAREMIEPVVIQRLFILKETIEEEYLDQRKPQKSQTEEDPKGSYI, encoded by the exons ATGAACAATTTCTTGGGTTTGAAGTTATCAAGCTCCATAACTAAACCTTCCCTCTTCAACACCATCACTTTCTTCCCCTTCGTCGATAATCTTTTCCTTAGAATTCCCCCCATATCCTCCACCTCTCTTTTACCTCCTTCCAAACAAAGTCTTAATTCCAAGCGAAAAGGTAGAAGGATAAGTCCTTTCTTCAAAGTCTGTAATGCCCACTCCAGCACCTTAACCA GTCTCCTTAGCAACCGAACAAGAATATTAGGGAGatttttgttgtcttttaaaG GACCCGAAGCAAGTAACTTAGCCACTGCTCAAGTGGAAGAAGAACAAGTGGAGGTGGAAGTTGCAGAGGGCTACACCATCACTCAGTTTTGTGATAAAATGATTGATGTGTTTTTGAATGAGAAGCCCAAGTCGAGGGAATGGAGAAAGTTTTTGGTGTTCAGGGAAGAGTGGCAAAAGTATAGGGAGAGCTTCTATAATCGCTGCAGAAGGCGTGCTGATAGTGAGACTGAAGCTACtatgaaacaaaaattgatttccTTGGGGAGAAAGGTGAAGAAG ATTGATGATGAAATGGAAAGACACAGTGAACTTCTTAAGGAGATACAAGACAGCCCTACCGACATTAATGCTGTAGTTGCACGACGTCGTGAAGACTTCACAGGGGAATTTTTTCGCCACCTCACCCTACTCGCAGAAACGTTTGACAGTTTGGAGGATCGTGATG CAATCGCTCGGCTTGGGGCCAGATGCCTGTCTGCCGTCAGTGCTTATGATAACACGTTGGAGACTGTGGAAACATTCAATGCTGCTCAGGccaaatttgatgatatccttaACTCTCCATCAATGGATGTGGCCTGTGAGAAGATCAAAAGCCTTGCCAAAGCAAAGGAACTAGATTCTTCATTGGTCTTGTTGATAAACAGTGCTTGGGCTTCAGCAAAGCAGTCTACGACTATGAAGAACGAG GTAAAGGACATAATGTATCGTTTGTACACGACCACAAAGAGCAGTCTTAGGAGCATTTCACCAAAAGAAGTAAAGCTACTCAAGCATTTACTGAACATCACAGATCCTGAAGAGCGGTTCTCAGCATTAGCAACAGCTTTCTCCCCAGGGAACGAACATGAAGCCAAGGATCCCAATGGCTTATATAC TACTCCTAAAGAGCTACACAAGTGGATTAAGATCATGCTTGATGCATACCATCTCAACAAGGAAGACACTGATATTAGGGAAGCCAGGGAAATGATTGAGCCTGTAGTTATACAAAGATTGTTCATCCTCAAGGAAACTATTGAAGAGGAATATTTAGATCAACGAAAGCCCCAAAAGTCTCAAACAGAAGAAGATCCTAAAGGTTCATATATTTGA
- the LOC107425107 gene encoding uncharacterized protein At4g37920 isoform X2 translates to MNNFLGLKLSSSITKPSLFNTITFFPFVDNLFLRIPPISSTSLLPPSKQSLNSKRKGRRISPFFKVCNAHSSTLTRPEASNLATAQVEEEQVEVEVAEGYTITQFCDKMIDVFLNEKPKSREWRKFLVFREEWQKYRESFYNRCRRRADSETEATMKQKLISLGRKVKKIDDEMERHSELLKEIQDSPTDINAVVARRREDFTGEFFRHLTLLAETFDSLEDRDAIARLGARCLSAVSAYDNTLETVETFNAAQAKFDDILNSPSMDVACEKIKSLAKAKELDSSLVLLINSAWASAKQSTTMKNEVKDIMYRLYTTTKSSLRSISPKEVKLLKHLLNITDPEERFSALATAFSPGNEHEAKDPNGLYTTPKELHKWIKIMLDAYHLNKEDTDIREAREMIEPVVIQRLFILKETIEEEYLDQRKPQKSQTEEDPKGSYI, encoded by the exons ATGAACAATTTCTTGGGTTTGAAGTTATCAAGCTCCATAACTAAACCTTCCCTCTTCAACACCATCACTTTCTTCCCCTTCGTCGATAATCTTTTCCTTAGAATTCCCCCCATATCCTCCACCTCTCTTTTACCTCCTTCCAAACAAAGTCTTAATTCCAAGCGAAAAGGTAGAAGGATAAGTCCTTTCTTCAAAGTCTGTAATGCCCACTCCAGCACCTTAACCA GACCCGAAGCAAGTAACTTAGCCACTGCTCAAGTGGAAGAAGAACAAGTGGAGGTGGAAGTTGCAGAGGGCTACACCATCACTCAGTTTTGTGATAAAATGATTGATGTGTTTTTGAATGAGAAGCCCAAGTCGAGGGAATGGAGAAAGTTTTTGGTGTTCAGGGAAGAGTGGCAAAAGTATAGGGAGAGCTTCTATAATCGCTGCAGAAGGCGTGCTGATAGTGAGACTGAAGCTACtatgaaacaaaaattgatttccTTGGGGAGAAAGGTGAAGAAG ATTGATGATGAAATGGAAAGACACAGTGAACTTCTTAAGGAGATACAAGACAGCCCTACCGACATTAATGCTGTAGTTGCACGACGTCGTGAAGACTTCACAGGGGAATTTTTTCGCCACCTCACCCTACTCGCAGAAACGTTTGACAGTTTGGAGGATCGTGATG CAATCGCTCGGCTTGGGGCCAGATGCCTGTCTGCCGTCAGTGCTTATGATAACACGTTGGAGACTGTGGAAACATTCAATGCTGCTCAGGccaaatttgatgatatccttaACTCTCCATCAATGGATGTGGCCTGTGAGAAGATCAAAAGCCTTGCCAAAGCAAAGGAACTAGATTCTTCATTGGTCTTGTTGATAAACAGTGCTTGGGCTTCAGCAAAGCAGTCTACGACTATGAAGAACGAG GTAAAGGACATAATGTATCGTTTGTACACGACCACAAAGAGCAGTCTTAGGAGCATTTCACCAAAAGAAGTAAAGCTACTCAAGCATTTACTGAACATCACAGATCCTGAAGAGCGGTTCTCAGCATTAGCAACAGCTTTCTCCCCAGGGAACGAACATGAAGCCAAGGATCCCAATGGCTTATATAC TACTCCTAAAGAGCTACACAAGTGGATTAAGATCATGCTTGATGCATACCATCTCAACAAGGAAGACACTGATATTAGGGAAGCCAGGGAAATGATTGAGCCTGTAGTTATACAAAGATTGTTCATCCTCAAGGAAACTATTGAAGAGGAATATTTAGATCAACGAAAGCCCCAAAAGTCTCAAACAGAAGAAGATCCTAAAGGTTCATATATTTGA
- the LOC107425076 gene encoding ABC transporter G family member STR2: protein MARMNVDHRPETVIDIGKVNNFTGGLEFSNLTYTVIKKQKQDGKWLNQQVNLLNRITGYAPKGCITAVMGPSGAGKSTFLDALAGRIASGSLLGKVSLDGMTVSPSLIKRTSAYIMQEDRLFPMLTVYETLMIAADFRLGQISMVDKKTRVEKLIGQLGLSTARNTYIGDEGTRGVSGGERRRVSIGVDIIHGPSLLFLDEPTSGLDSTSAHNVIEKVHQIARAGSTVVLTIHQPSSRILLLLDHLILLARGQLMYQGSPKDVSLHLRRMGHTKIPKEENTIEYLIDIIKQYDQSEHGVEALAEFALTGVKPPPLSYNGDKSVSTVASATMTPARNKLDDSVDKKGIIRSGGNRTPLRGSENSISDFDHSLRSPYNNNNSRSWTASPSGGVSHLLKFTTSRQRPDQRMQNPISPSPGYYSYSSEILPGTPTPHSSDYTVNENDYLTPEHESENHHMAYKHLGPKFANSFFPEIWILMRRNFKNIRRTPELFLSRLVVLTFMGFMMATMFLKPPATLQGITNRLSFFIFTVCVFFFSSNDAVPAFIQERFIFIRETSHNAYRASTYTIAGLITYLPFLALQAAVYAGIVWFALKLRGQFLYFYIVLYVSLLSTNSFVVFVSSVVPNYILGYAAVIAFTALFFLFCGYFLNSNDTPSYWSWMNKISTMTYPYEGLLINQYQTTDVFGQDSYGKNVTGIDILKSLGVYDEDESKKWEKVVIMLGWAVFYRILFYIVIRFASKNKRT, encoded by the exons ATGGCTCGAATGAATGTTGATCATCGCCCTGAAACGGTGATTGATATTGGGAAGGTCAACAACTTCACTGGTGGGTTGGAGTTTTCTAATCTTACTTACACGGTAATAAAGAAGCAAAAGCAGGATGGGAAATGGTTAAACCAGCAGGTCAACCTGTTGAACAGGATCACTGGTTATGCACCGAAAGGTTGCATAACGGCGGTGATGGGTCCAAGTGGGGCCGGGAAGTCAACGTTCTTGGATGCGTTGGCTGGGCGGATTGCGAGTGGAAGCCTCCTTGGGAAAGTGTCGTTGGATGGCATGACGGTGAGCCCTAGCTTGATCAAAAGGACTTCGGCTTATATAATGCAGGAGGATAGGCTTTTCCCTATGCTTACTGTGTATGAGACTTTGATGATTGCTGCCGATTTTCGACTCGGCCAGATTTCAATGGTTGACAAGAAGACCAGGGTTGAAAAGCTGATTGGGCAGCTTGGATTATCT ACAGCTAGAAACACATACATAGGTGATGAAGGGACAAGAGGAGTGTCGGGAGGAGAGCGTAGGAGAGTTTCCATCGGGGTGGACATTATTCATGGACCATCACTCCTTTTCCTAGACGAGCCCACTTCGGGTTTAGACTCGACTAGTGCTCACAACGTCATCGAAAAGGTTCACCAAATAGCTCGAGCAGGAAGCACAGTCGTTCTCACCATCCACCAACCTTCTTCCCGAATCCTACTTCTCCTCGACCACCTCATCCTCCTGGCTCGTGGTCAGCTCATGTATCAGGGCTCACCGAAAGATGTCAGCCTCCATCTTCGCCGAATGGGTCACACCAAGATACCCAAAGAAGAGAACACCATCGAATACCTCATCGATATTATTAAGCAATATGATCAGTCCGAGCATGGAGTCGAAGCCTTGGCTGAATTTGCACTTACAGGCGTCAAACCCCCTCCGTTATCGTATAACGGAGACAAGTCGGTTTCGACTGTGGCTTCGGCGACGATGACTCCGGCTCGGAATAAGTTGGATGACTCTGTGGATAAGAAGGGAATTATTAGGAGCGGTGGAAACAGAACACCTTTGCGTGGGAGTGAAAATTCTATCAGTGATTTTGATCATAGTTTGAGAAGCccttataacaataataattccaGATCATGGACTGCTAGTCCCAGTGGTGGGGTTTCACACTTGTTGAAGTTTACAACTTCTCGGCAACGTCCTGATCAGAGAATGCAAAATCCCATCAG TCCATCTCCTGGATACTATAGCTACTCGAGTGAGATCCTTCCAGGCACACCAACACCTCATAGCAGTGACTACACCGTCAACGAAAACGATTATCTGACACCAGAACATGAATCTGAAAACCACCACATGGCATACAAACACCTCGGTCCAAAATTTGCCAATTCATTCTTCCCAGAGATTTGGATTCTCATGAGGAGGAACTTCAAGAACATCCGGAGAACACCAGAGCTTTTCCTCTCGAGGCTCGTCGTCCTCACATTCATGGGCTTCATGATGGCGACAATGTTCTTGAAACCCCCAGCAACTCTCCAAGGGATCACAAACCGCCTCAGCTTCTTCATCTTCACAGTCTgcgtcttcttcttctcttccaaCGACGCCGTCCCGGCCTTCATCCAAGAGCGCTTCATCTTCATCCGCGAGACCTCGCACAACGCTTACAGAGCTTCGACTTACACCATCGCCGGACTGATAACCTACCTTCCATTTCTTGCGCTGCAAGCAGCCGTGTATGCAGGCATTGTTTGGTTCGCTTTGAAGCTTCGTGGGCAGTTTTTGTACTTCTATATCGTCCTTTACGTTTCGCTTCTTTCGACGAACTCTTTCGTGGTGTTCGTGAGCTCGGTGGTGCCTAATTACATCCTCGGTTACGCGGCGGTGATCGCTTTCACCGCCTTGTTCTTCCTCTTCTGCGGATACTTCTTGAACAGCAATGACACTCCTTCATATTGGAGTTGGATGAACAAGATTTCGACCATGACATATCCATATGAAGGGCTTTTGATCAATCAGTATCAAACTACGGATGTTTTTGGACAAGATTCGTATGGAAAGAATGTGACTGGGATTGATATATTGAAAAGTCTTGGTGTTTATGATGAAGATGAATCGAAGAAGTGGGAAAAGGTAGTAATAATGTTGGGTTGGGCTGTTTTTTATAGGATTTTGTTTTACATTGTTATTCGTTTCGCGTCTAAGAACAAGAGGACGTAG